One window of the Prosthecobacter dejongeii genome contains the following:
- a CDS encoding TlpA family protein disulfide reductase, which produces MKPLRPLFFIALLCAPLSAQEAASSPQEMMQRLFDPQASKAQFEEAAKKAGMAGIARQQIIEARLVWGLRNQDASWLEKMLPELEVLASNFDAAQSSGFKSAGEIRSFISYTKALIAQSQKDNDAFKTNILEAVWLNPGQAQLFTQVIEKQRMEAKMANMKVDLNLVVNTHDGEATTLADQLGDKKALLLDFWASWCGPCMQLMPELKKKADLLSKHGIVVAGMNKDDQNAPAVTAKVREEQDITFPWLIEPAERPFTKLLEIESIPRMILIAPGGQVLFNGHPQDPALWIALQKVNPEIKAP; this is translated from the coding sequence ATGAAACCCCTGCGCCCTCTTTTTTTCATCGCCCTCCTCTGTGCCCCACTGTCTGCTCAAGAGGCGGCATCCAGTCCCCAGGAGATGATGCAGCGCCTGTTTGATCCCCAGGCTAGCAAGGCGCAATTTGAAGAGGCCGCTAAAAAAGCAGGCATGGCAGGCATCGCCCGCCAGCAAATCATTGAAGCTCGCCTCGTCTGGGGTTTGCGGAATCAAGATGCCTCATGGCTGGAAAAGATGCTGCCTGAACTGGAAGTTTTGGCCTCCAATTTTGATGCGGCCCAGTCCTCGGGCTTCAAGTCGGCGGGGGAAATTCGTTCCTTCATCTCTTACACTAAGGCCCTCATCGCCCAGAGCCAAAAGGACAACGATGCCTTTAAAACAAATATTCTAGAGGCGGTTTGGTTGAATCCTGGACAGGCCCAACTCTTCACGCAAGTCATCGAAAAACAGCGGATGGAAGCCAAGATGGCCAACATGAAAGTGGACCTAAACCTCGTCGTCAATACCCACGATGGTGAGGCCACCACCCTGGCGGACCAACTGGGCGACAAAAAAGCCCTCCTACTGGATTTCTGGGCCTCTTGGTGCGGCCCCTGCATGCAGCTCATGCCAGAACTGAAAAAGAAGGCAGACCTTCTTTCCAAACACGGCATCGTGGTGGCGGGGATGAATAAGGATGACCAAAATGCCCCCGCCGTAACGGCTAAAGTCAGGGAAGAACAAGACATCACCTTCCCTTGGCTCATTGAGCCTGCTGAACGCCCTTTTACCAAGTTGCTCGAGATCGAAAGCATTCCCCGCATGATTCTCATCGCTCCTGGAGGGCAGGTTTTATTCAACGGTCACCCGCAAGACCCTGCCCTGTGGATAGCCCTGCAAAAGGTGAATCCAGAGATTAAAGCACCGTAA
- a CDS encoding ABC transporter ATP-binding protein, translated as MAEAPFSKNPSQMTDAEIAQLKMPYGRILQYLKPWMGRFIVGILIGVVAAAFNGVMIMGFQVIFQLVLDGQGKTLGQPLDLPFLGNVNVADMLGVATDTPVGLTGVIIACACIPILMFLNGFLEYLNKYCLAWVGNKMLFHIRSDVFRSILRQSPAFFSHAKAGELMQTVFNQSRVAQTNAVQLVQLLTNRPLTIITILFVLFAKDWFFTLMSLIIFPLCLAPIIAIGRKVRKAGSREEKEVGTMMTTMHESFTGIRLVKGYAREEYEVQRFDHANAEMCKNMLRWTRAMELIGPIVESVASIGIAAGLVYFWVQQRGAGDLIVLVMSLTRIYPPAKELSKVNLLMQKTVFAVNKVVHLLDRPADIQDAPGAPSLPRIKGAVTFENVAFTYGKMDGTKLDKAAITHVNLDLAPGKFYALVGPSGAGKSTLFSLLLRFYDPDSGRVLLDGADIRAVTQDSVRGNIGLVSQDTFLFHDTIRENIRYGRLDATEEEIVAAAKKAHAHDFILAQQGGYDAVVGDSGCNLSGGQKQRLSIARAILRNAPILLLDEATSALDTETEKIIQEAIHVLSEGKTVIAIAHRLSTIMQADQIVVMKDGQVADVGNHEELLKTSELYQKLYSLQFHE; from the coding sequence ATGGCTGAAGCCCCCTTTTCGAAGAATCCATCTCAGATGACTGATGCTGAGATCGCGCAGTTGAAGATGCCTTACGGCCGCATCCTGCAATACCTCAAACCTTGGATGGGCCGATTCATCGTCGGCATTTTGATCGGCGTCGTTGCGGCCGCGTTCAATGGCGTCATGATCATGGGGTTCCAGGTGATTTTTCAACTGGTCCTTGATGGGCAAGGTAAAACGCTGGGACAGCCACTGGACCTCCCCTTTCTTGGAAACGTGAATGTGGCTGACATGTTAGGTGTGGCTACTGATACCCCTGTGGGATTGACGGGAGTCATCATCGCTTGTGCGTGCATCCCTATTTTGATGTTTTTAAATGGGTTCCTAGAGTACTTGAATAAGTACTGCCTGGCCTGGGTGGGTAACAAAATGTTGTTTCATATTCGAAGTGATGTTTTTCGCAGCATTCTTCGCCAGTCGCCGGCTTTCTTTAGCCATGCCAAGGCGGGGGAGCTCATGCAGACTGTCTTCAACCAATCGCGTGTCGCACAGACCAATGCCGTGCAGTTGGTGCAGTTGCTCACGAATCGTCCCCTCACCATCATCACTATTCTTTTTGTGTTGTTCGCTAAGGATTGGTTCTTCACCCTCATGTCACTGATCATTTTCCCGCTCTGTTTGGCTCCGATCATTGCCATCGGGAGGAAGGTGCGTAAGGCTGGCTCACGAGAGGAGAAGGAGGTGGGAACGATGATGACCACTATGCATGAATCCTTCACGGGCATTCGACTGGTGAAAGGTTATGCCCGCGAGGAATACGAGGTGCAGCGGTTCGACCATGCTAATGCCGAGATGTGCAAGAACATGCTGCGCTGGACACGAGCCATGGAATTGATCGGCCCGATTGTGGAGTCAGTGGCCTCCATCGGCATCGCTGCTGGATTGGTGTATTTTTGGGTGCAGCAACGTGGGGCAGGGGACTTGATCGTCCTCGTCATGTCGCTCACGCGGATTTACCCGCCGGCGAAAGAGCTCAGCAAGGTGAACTTGCTGATGCAAAAGACCGTCTTTGCCGTGAATAAAGTGGTGCACTTGCTGGATCGTCCGGCGGATATTCAAGATGCGCCGGGTGCTCCTTCATTACCGCGCATCAAAGGGGCTGTGACTTTTGAAAATGTGGCTTTCACTTATGGAAAGATGGATGGGACCAAGCTGGATAAAGCCGCCATCACTCACGTGAATCTCGACCTAGCTCCAGGTAAGTTTTATGCTCTCGTCGGGCCCAGCGGTGCGGGAAAAAGCACCCTCTTTTCGCTGCTGCTTCGTTTTTACGATCCCGATTCTGGGCGGGTGCTATTGGATGGTGCGGATATTCGCGCCGTCACTCAAGACAGCGTGCGTGGAAACATCGGCCTCGTCAGTCAAGACACCTTTCTCTTCCACGATACCATCCGTGAAAACATCCGTTACGGCCGCCTGGATGCGACTGAGGAAGAGATCGTCGCGGCTGCCAAAAAAGCCCACGCGCATGATTTCATTCTGGCTCAGCAAGGTGGCTATGATGCTGTGGTGGGAGACTCTGGGTGCAATCTCTCCGGTGGTCAAAAGCAGCGTCTTTCCATCGCCCGGGCCATTTTGCGGAATGCGCCGATTCTGCTCCTGGATGAGGCCACCAGTGCGCTAGATACGGAGACAGAAAAAATCATCCAAGAAGCCATCCATGTCCTCTCGGAAGGGAAAACCGTCATCGCCATTGCCCACCGCTTATCCACCATCATGCAGGCGGATCAAATCGTGGTCATGAAAGACGGCCAAGTGGCTGATGTGGGGAACCATGAAGAACTTTTGAAGACGAGTGAGCTCTATCAAAAGCTCTACTCTCTGCAGTTCCACGAGTAA
- the araD gene encoding L-ribulose-5-phosphate 4-epimerase AraD encodes MTLSDLKSQVCAANRALEPSGLVKLTWGNVSGIDRASGLWAIKPSGVDYGALMPEDIVVMDLEGNIVEGKLRPSSDTKTHLHLYREFPEIGGVTHTHSLHATVFSQAGRELPCYGTTHADHFYGTVPLVRALSPEEVNADYEHYTGVAIVERLRELKLSPLEMPAVLQRHHAPFTFGKNAMDSLNNSIALEMCAHMALQSLAMNPTLAPIPSHILDKHHLRKHGPGAYYGQK; translated from the coding sequence ATGACTCTTTCCGATCTCAAATCCCAAGTCTGCGCAGCCAACCGTGCCCTTGAGCCCAGTGGTCTGGTGAAACTGACTTGGGGAAATGTTTCGGGTATTGATCGCGCATCCGGCCTTTGGGCCATCAAACCCAGTGGCGTGGACTACGGAGCCCTCATGCCGGAAGACATCGTGGTCATGGATCTGGAAGGCAACATCGTCGAGGGCAAGCTGCGTCCTTCTTCGGATACCAAAACGCATCTGCATCTGTATCGCGAGTTTCCAGAAATTGGCGGCGTGACCCATACCCACAGCCTGCATGCCACTGTCTTTTCTCAGGCAGGCCGTGAACTTCCTTGTTATGGAACGACTCACGCAGACCACTTTTATGGCACCGTCCCCCTCGTCCGTGCCCTGTCACCTGAAGAAGTGAATGCCGATTACGAACACTACACAGGGGTGGCCATCGTCGAGCGCCTGCGTGAACTGAAGCTCAGTCCGCTTGAGATGCCTGCGGTGCTGCAACGACACCACGCCCCATTCACCTTTGGTAAAAATGCGATGGATTCACTCAACAACAGCATCGCCCTGGAAATGTGCGCCCACATGGCCCTGCAATCCCTGGCCATGAATCCCACTCTGGCCCCCATCCCTTCTCACATCCTGGACAAGCACCACCTGCGCAAGCACGGGCCGGGTGCCTATTATGGTCAGAAGTAG
- a CDS encoding alpha-ketoglutarate-dependent dioxygenase AlkB gives MYSPEAELIPSYLSNTEASALYEALLKSIVWDERMKARKTACYGQTYDDSGVDYQVVPMHPLLVPICERLVKNLGFRPTNCLINYYETGRSSMGFHSDATHNLAEGTGVAILSLGAERSLTFRSKTDLTHTVSYPLPNGSLFYMTQATQEFWTHAIKKTETDDSRLSLTFRHILTPEELEQKRATRMG, from the coding sequence ATGTACTCACCGGAAGCCGAGCTCATTCCTTCCTATCTCAGCAACACGGAGGCTTCGGCACTTTACGAGGCCTTGCTGAAGAGCATCGTTTGGGATGAACGAATGAAAGCCCGCAAGACTGCGTGCTACGGACAAACTTATGATGATTCAGGGGTGGATTATCAGGTCGTGCCAATGCATCCACTTCTCGTGCCCATTTGTGAGCGACTGGTCAAAAACCTTGGCTTCCGCCCAACCAATTGTCTGATCAATTACTATGAAACGGGACGCTCCTCGATGGGTTTTCATTCAGACGCCACCCACAATCTTGCAGAAGGCACCGGTGTCGCGATTCTTTCGCTGGGGGCAGAACGTAGCCTGACGTTTCGCAGCAAGACCGATCTAACTCACACGGTCAGTTATCCGCTGCCAAACGGTTCGTTATTCTACATGACCCAGGCGACTCAGGAGTTCTGGACTCATGCGATCAAAAAAACCGAAACAGATGACAGTCGGCTCAGCCTCACGTTTCGACACATCCTTACACCAGAAGAACTGGAACAAAAAAGAGCCACGAGGATGGGCTAG
- the rbfA gene encoding 30S ribosome-binding factor RbfA, with translation MSQRVQRVSELVKRELSMVLERHYRMDNAILTVHEVRATPDLKQCFAYVGIISTAGNEESIIEKLNKQRGAIQREVHKRIVMKNSPQIFFRLDKSVERGVKILNAIDNLPPPADPLPEGEEEPEMK, from the coding sequence ATGTCCCAACGAGTCCAACGCGTCAGCGAATTGGTAAAACGCGAGCTTAGCATGGTGCTGGAGCGCCATTATCGCATGGATAATGCCATCCTGACCGTGCATGAAGTGCGGGCCACTCCCGACCTGAAGCAATGTTTTGCCTATGTAGGCATCATCAGCACCGCTGGGAATGAGGAAAGCATCATCGAAAAGCTCAACAAACAGCGTGGTGCCATCCAGCGAGAAGTACACAAACGCATCGTCATGAAAAACTCCCCGCAGATCTTCTTCCGTTTGGATAAATCTGTCGAGCGTGGGGTGAAGATTCTCAACGCCATTGATAATCTGCCTCCTCCTGCTGATCCTCTCCCTGAAGGTGAGGAGGAGCCTGAGATGAAGTAG
- the infB gene encoding translation initiation factor IF-2, with product MPSRSSSSKPAKATPDSTAEEKATAESTPPKKVAAKKVLSLIEEDDKPKARAPRRDATPLPALGAKPAPVPAKPVAKAPEAPKKTLDDHKREALNLFEDDDKPKVKRRPPEQAKSLPPISMIREPGPVQAMPPPPSLPTPVAPPAPKVEEAIAPEFELTEKGEKIIHLKAPVIVKELAERMGLRPFKIIADLIALKVFVANADKAIDIEVAEKVCEKHGFHLEREKREKGGGVHKVEEVIVEPVAQVVEEIEEEKLELRAPIITFMGHVDHGKTSLLDAIRKTQVVHGEAGGITQHIGAYSVFHDGKPITFIDTPGHAAFSGMRARGAHVTDIVVLIIAADDGIMPQTREALNHAKAADVTIMVAINKCDLPAADVMRVKGQLQEIGLAPVDWGGETECMEVSAKSGLGIDSLLETMALQAEVLELKADPKAPARATVIESSMVEGKGPVATVIVRQGTLKVGQPFICGPHWGKSRALINDRGQPIKEVRPGMPVELVGFSDMPHVGDEVVVMDSERSVKKLSIERLEEMRQKKLTVTRRSTLESLFNSIDEGNKKTLKIVLKADVQGSVEAIVKCLGEITSDKINQKILHSDVGPITESDVLLASGSDAVIIGFNTKVENKALSVAKREGVQIKLYSIIYELIDQVKESMTGMLDPLTREKVLGHAKVKQVFKVNRGYVGGSIVTDGRIDRKQRARVLRNGQAVYDGGFETLRRFHDEVSEVRNGLECGIKLSGFSDYEENDVIECYELEKFAQTL from the coding sequence ATGCCAAGCCGATCCTCTTCATCCAAACCTGCCAAAGCCACTCCCGACAGCACCGCTGAGGAGAAAGCAACGGCTGAGAGCACGCCCCCCAAGAAAGTGGCGGCCAAAAAAGTGCTCTCATTGATTGAGGAGGACGATAAACCCAAAGCCCGAGCGCCCCGACGTGATGCCACGCCGCTGCCTGCTCTAGGTGCCAAACCAGCCCCAGTGCCTGCGAAACCAGTCGCTAAGGCACCCGAAGCGCCTAAAAAGACGCTCGACGACCACAAGCGCGAAGCGCTGAATCTTTTCGAAGACGATGACAAGCCCAAGGTAAAGCGTCGTCCGCCTGAACAGGCGAAATCCTTGCCACCGATCTCGATGATCCGTGAGCCAGGCCCGGTGCAGGCCATGCCGCCGCCACCCTCGCTGCCCACCCCTGTGGCACCTCCAGCTCCCAAGGTCGAGGAAGCCATCGCCCCTGAATTTGAGCTGACAGAAAAAGGTGAGAAAATCATTCACCTGAAAGCTCCCGTCATTGTCAAAGAGCTGGCTGAGCGGATGGGTCTTCGCCCTTTCAAAATCATTGCGGATCTCATCGCCCTGAAGGTCTTCGTGGCCAATGCAGATAAGGCGATCGACATCGAAGTGGCTGAAAAAGTCTGTGAGAAGCACGGCTTCCACCTGGAACGCGAGAAGCGCGAAAAAGGCGGCGGTGTCCACAAAGTAGAAGAAGTCATCGTCGAGCCCGTGGCTCAGGTGGTTGAAGAGATCGAAGAAGAGAAACTGGAGCTTCGTGCGCCCATCATCACTTTCATGGGGCACGTTGACCATGGTAAGACTTCTCTTCTCGATGCGATCCGTAAGACTCAGGTGGTCCATGGAGAGGCTGGCGGTATCACTCAGCACATCGGTGCTTACAGCGTTTTCCATGATGGCAAGCCCATCACTTTCATTGACACTCCTGGCCACGCCGCCTTCTCTGGCATGCGTGCTCGTGGTGCTCATGTGACGGACATTGTGGTCCTCATCATCGCTGCCGATGACGGTATCATGCCTCAGACGCGCGAAGCCCTGAATCATGCAAAAGCTGCCGATGTGACCATCATGGTCGCTATCAACAAGTGCGACCTGCCTGCCGCCGACGTCATGCGTGTGAAAGGCCAGCTTCAAGAGATCGGGCTCGCACCCGTTGACTGGGGTGGCGAGACCGAGTGCATGGAAGTCTCTGCCAAGTCTGGTTTGGGCATTGATAGTCTCCTGGAAACCATGGCCCTTCAGGCGGAAGTTTTGGAACTCAAAGCCGATCCGAAAGCCCCCGCTCGCGCCACCGTCATCGAATCTTCGATGGTCGAGGGCAAAGGCCCTGTGGCCACGGTCATCGTCCGTCAGGGTACCCTGAAAGTGGGGCAGCCCTTCATTTGTGGACCTCATTGGGGTAAGTCCCGTGCGCTCATCAATGACCGCGGCCAGCCGATCAAGGAAGTGCGTCCCGGTATGCCGGTCGAACTCGTCGGCTTCAGCGACATGCCTCACGTGGGTGATGAAGTCGTGGTGATGGATAGCGAACGCTCCGTCAAGAAACTCAGCATCGAGCGCCTGGAAGAAATGCGCCAGAAGAAGCTCACGGTCACCCGTCGCTCCACTCTGGAATCTCTCTTCAATAGCATTGATGAAGGCAACAAGAAGACCCTCAAGATCGTCCTCAAAGCGGACGTGCAGGGTTCTGTGGAAGCCATCGTCAAGTGCCTGGGTGAAATCACCAGCGACAAGATCAATCAAAAGATCCTTCATTCCGATGTGGGGCCGATCACTGAGTCTGATGTGCTCCTCGCTTCGGGTTCAGACGCCGTCATCATTGGGTTTAACACGAAGGTCGAGAACAAGGCCCTCAGTGTGGCCAAGCGTGAAGGCGTTCAGATCAAACTTTACTCTATCATCTACGAACTCATTGATCAGGTGAAGGAATCCATGACTGGAATGCTTGACCCGCTCACCCGTGAGAAGGTCCTGGGTCATGCCAAGGTCAAACAGGTGTTCAAGGTCAACCGTGGTTACGTCGGTGGTTCCATCGTCACAGATGGCCGCATTGATCGTAAGCAGCGTGCTCGCGTCTTGCGCAATGGCCAGGCCGTGTATGACGGTGGTTTCGAAACGCTGCGTCGTTTCCACGACGAAGTTTCAGAAGTCCGCAACGGCCTCGAGTGCGGCATCAAACTCAGCGGCTTCAGCGATTACGAAGAGAACGACGTCATTGAGTGTTACGAGCTCGAGAAGTTTGCCCAGACTCTCTAA
- the nusA gene encoding transcription termination factor NusA, producing MISELKALFDYYEKEKGIDRQKMVEALSQALLAASKKSIGPARELRIDIDPDKGTIKAWAKLLAVETVSNPWEELPLAKARMIKKDAQLGDEIDLEVTPKNMGRIAAQTAKQTMLQRLRMAEKENLYDEFKDRTGDVVNGTIRRFDKSDVIVDLGKFEGSMPSKERVSTEDYTPGDRMRFYVKAVEREGARGPEIVLSRAHVNFVRRLFEFEVSEIGDRTVEIASIAREAGYRTKVAVHSGDDKVDPVGACVGLRGARVKNIVRELNNEKVDIIRWKSDPAEFVREALKPIKVLSIQVSPDKKAARLTVSEEDLSKAIGRRGQNARLTSRLVGMELSIERDEHAAEVFEGQLDTAAHELERALGINLETARKLANVGLGAIETLQQEDVESITDALGGDQQLAEQVYALVAAYIPKA from the coding sequence ATGATCAGCGAACTAAAAGCACTATTCGATTACTACGAGAAAGAGAAGGGGATTGACCGTCAGAAGATGGTTGAAGCACTTTCTCAGGCTCTTCTCGCTGCCTCGAAGAAGAGCATCGGTCCGGCACGTGAGCTGCGCATTGACATTGATCCTGACAAGGGGACGATCAAGGCGTGGGCCAAGCTGCTCGCCGTCGAAACCGTTTCCAATCCCTGGGAAGAGCTTCCGCTGGCGAAGGCCCGGATGATCAAGAAAGACGCTCAACTCGGTGATGAGATTGACCTCGAAGTCACTCCCAAAAACATGGGTCGTATCGCCGCTCAAACGGCGAAGCAGACCATGCTCCAGCGCCTGCGCATGGCTGAGAAGGAGAATCTTTACGATGAATTTAAGGACCGTACGGGCGATGTCGTCAACGGTACCATTCGTCGTTTCGACAAATCTGACGTCATTGTGGACCTGGGTAAATTTGAGGGCAGTATGCCTTCCAAGGAGCGCGTCTCCACGGAAGACTACACCCCGGGTGACCGCATGCGTTTCTACGTGAAGGCCGTTGAGCGTGAAGGGGCCCGTGGGCCTGAGATCGTCCTCAGCCGCGCTCATGTGAATTTCGTCCGTCGCCTGTTTGAATTTGAAGTTAGCGAAATCGGTGATCGCACCGTGGAGATTGCCAGCATCGCTCGTGAAGCTGGTTATCGCACGAAAGTTGCCGTGCATAGCGGTGATGATAAAGTGGATCCGGTGGGTGCCTGCGTGGGCCTGCGTGGAGCCCGCGTGAAGAACATCGTTCGTGAACTGAACAATGAGAAGGTGGACATCATCCGCTGGAAGTCAGATCCGGCCGAGTTCGTCCGCGAGGCGCTCAAACCGATCAAAGTTCTCTCCATCCAGGTTTCCCCTGACAAAAAGGCTGCTCGCCTCACCGTTAGTGAAGAAGATCTGTCCAAAGCCATTGGCCGCCGTGGTCAAAACGCCCGTCTTACCTCCCGCCTAGTCGGCATGGAGCTGAGCATCGAGCGCGATGAGCACGCCGCTGAAGTCTTTGAAGGTCAATTGGACACTGCTGCCCATGAACTGGAGCGTGCCCTGGGCATCAATCTCGAAACGGCTCGCAAGCTGGCTAATGTCGGTCTGGGAGCGATCGAAACCCTCCAGCAGGAGGATGTCGAATCCATCACGGACGCCCTTGGGGGTGATCAACAGCTCGCCGAACAGGTGTACGCCCTAGTTGCAGCTTACATCCCTAAAGCGTAG
- a CDS encoding ABC transporter ATP-binding protein: protein MALLRVENLQVHFPIRSGWLGKRDVVKAVDGVSFEVNEGKTLGLVGESGSGKSTVSRALLKLIQPTGGSAYYKDREIFGMAEADFRPLRKEIQMIFQDPIGSLNPRMTIESILAEPLTIHFKEMTAKQRRDVSAALLHRVGLPEDSLHRYPHEFSGGQRQRVGIARALAVQPKFLICDEPVSALDVSVQASVLNLLKDLQDEFKLTYLFIAHDLAVVRHMSDDIIVMNRGRVVESGPADDLCERPQHDYTRKLLASIPA from the coding sequence ATGGCCCTCCTCCGCGTTGAAAACCTGCAAGTTCATTTCCCGATCCGTTCGGGCTGGCTGGGAAAGCGTGATGTTGTGAAAGCGGTGGATGGAGTGAGTTTTGAAGTGAACGAGGGTAAAACCCTGGGCCTCGTAGGGGAGAGCGGCAGTGGTAAGTCCACCGTCTCCCGCGCACTGTTGAAACTCATCCAGCCTACCGGCGGTAGCGCCTATTATAAAGACCGTGAGATCTTTGGTATGGCTGAGGCGGATTTTCGCCCGCTGCGCAAGGAGATCCAAATGATTTTCCAAGACCCCATCGGCTCACTCAACCCACGGATGACCATTGAGTCCATCCTGGCGGAACCGCTGACGATTCATTTTAAAGAAATGACAGCCAAACAGCGCCGGGATGTCTCCGCCGCCCTCCTGCACCGCGTAGGCCTGCCAGAGGACTCCCTCCACCGTTACCCGCATGAATTCAGCGGCGGGCAGCGGCAGCGCGTTGGCATTGCACGAGCCTTGGCCGTGCAGCCGAAATTTCTGATCTGTGATGAGCCGGTGAGCGCTTTGGACGTGAGTGTGCAGGCCAGTGTGCTGAATCTGCTCAAGGATCTTCAAGATGAGTTCAAACTGACCTATCTTTTTATCGCTCATGATCTAGCCGTGGTGAGGCACATGAGTGATGACATCATTGTCATGAACCGTGGCCGAGTCGTTGAAAGTGGGCCTGCCGATGATCTCTGTGAGCGCCCGCAGCACGACTACACTCGCAAACTTTTGGCCTCTATCCCTGCTTAA
- a CDS encoding FtsW/RodA/SpoVE family cell cycle protein has product MTPLFKKFLGINWILILTMLGLLAFGVYAIYNASYFRETGDLALKWKQQMTWIGLGVPFLFTASLIDYKWVRWACWPMYLAGIGGLVYLHFKGIEINGNKNWVIIAGQSIQPSQFAIMSGILMLAVVFGELPRMWPVFRRPWLRIIVGGLLAGIPAAMVIKEDLGSGLVWGPVFLSMMLVGSIPFRYLITLVLGALCVIPLIYFFVLKPYQQARIDTTWYLLTNQMEKVDTRGDGWVPNFVQTAVASAGFEGKGPMSEKVPDQRSIHRNFFPEAEAFSDFIFSVICEEFGFRGAVLLLTGIALLLIQGIFMAFYSRDQVGRLLVVGVVTMFFAHTFQNAGMNLCMLPVIGLPMPFISYGGTFMIVTLFLVGMMQSVWVHRNISPVRKKTVGGREIRDDDDED; this is encoded by the coding sequence ATGACACCCCTTTTTAAAAAGTTTCTCGGCATCAACTGGATTCTGATCCTGACGATGCTCGGCCTGCTAGCCTTCGGCGTGTATGCCATTTACAATGCGTCTTACTTCCGTGAGACTGGGGATCTGGCGCTCAAATGGAAACAGCAGATGACCTGGATCGGCCTGGGAGTGCCTTTCCTTTTCACCGCCAGTTTGATTGATTATAAGTGGGTGCGCTGGGCTTGCTGGCCTATGTATTTGGCAGGCATCGGAGGCCTCGTTTACCTGCATTTCAAAGGCATCGAGATCAACGGTAACAAAAACTGGGTCATCATCGCAGGACAATCCATCCAGCCTTCGCAGTTTGCCATCATGTCCGGCATTCTGATGCTGGCCGTGGTGTTTGGGGAGCTACCTCGCATGTGGCCAGTCTTTCGTCGTCCCTGGTTGCGGATCATTGTGGGAGGTTTGCTGGCGGGCATTCCAGCCGCCATGGTTATCAAGGAGGACTTGGGCTCGGGCTTGGTTTGGGGACCGGTGTTCCTTTCGATGATGCTAGTGGGCAGCATCCCATTCCGTTACCTCATCACCTTGGTATTGGGGGCTTTATGCGTCATCCCTCTGATTTATTTCTTCGTGCTGAAGCCTTACCAGCAAGCGCGTATTGACACCACCTGGTATCTCCTGACCAATCAGATGGAAAAAGTGGACACTCGCGGGGATGGTTGGGTGCCTAACTTCGTGCAAACGGCCGTGGCTTCAGCAGGCTTTGAAGGCAAAGGCCCCATGTCTGAAAAGGTGCCAGATCAACGCAGCATTCACCGCAATTTCTTCCCTGAAGCTGAGGCTTTCAGTGACTTCATCTTCAGCGTGATTTGTGAAGAGTTTGGCTTTCGAGGAGCGGTGCTGCTGCTGACAGGCATTGCCCTGCTTTTGATCCAGGGGATCTTCATGGCCTTTTACTCCCGAGATCAGGTAGGGCGATTGTTGGTGGTAGGCGTGGTGACGATGTTCTTTGCCCACACATTTCAGAATGCGGGCATGAATCTCTGCATGCTTCCCGTGATCGGGCTGCCCATGCCCTTCATCAGTTACGGGGGGACTTTCATGATCGTGACCCTCTTTCTGGTGGGGATGATGCAGAGCGTCTGGGTCCACCGGAATATTTCTCCTGTGAGGAAAAAGACCGTCGGTGGACGTGAAATCCGCGACGATGACGACGAAGATTAA
- a CDS encoding cob(I)yrinic acid a,c-diamide adenosyltransferase, which produces MSIATRRGDQGETDLLFGQRTSKSHPRVHALGAVDELNAALGPLRIAALKSETKEIVKKVQPLLISLMGELATPAGLEAKYAATHPPFEATHVLWLDEWVAKLEAGGALQFKGWALPGEAGVMSGAYADLARTACRRAERHVVDLLGTDQEVPNQEVVRYLNRLADVLWLLARWEERPLR; this is translated from the coding sequence ATGTCCATTGCCACCCGCCGAGGCGACCAGGGGGAGACCGATCTCCTCTTTGGTCAACGCACGTCCAAGTCCCACCCTCGTGTCCATGCCCTCGGGGCGGTGGATGAGCTCAATGCCGCCTTAGGCCCTCTGCGCATTGCCGCGCTAAAATCTGAGACGAAGGAGATCGTAAAAAAGGTGCAGCCCCTGCTGATCAGCCTCATGGGGGAACTGGCAACGCCCGCTGGGCTAGAGGCCAAGTATGCGGCCACGCACCCGCCTTTCGAAGCAACACACGTGCTCTGGCTAGATGAATGGGTGGCCAAGCTGGAAGCGGGTGGTGCCCTGCAATTCAAAGGCTGGGCACTCCCCGGTGAAGCCGGAGTGATGAGCGGGGCCTATGCGGATCTCGCCCGCACCGCCTGTCGCCGTGCGGAGAGGCACGTAGTGGACCTTCTGGGCACCGATCAAGAAGTACCGAACCAAGAGGTCGTGCGCTACTTGAATCGGCTGGCCGATGTACTCTGGCTACTGGCCCGCTGGGAAGAGCGGCCTCTGCGCTGA